From a region of the Paralichthys olivaceus isolate ysfri-2021 chromosome 4, ASM2471397v2, whole genome shotgun sequence genome:
- the LOC138407470 gene encoding trypsin-like, whose translation MKNESKKHLKSSTTRGTMKLALVIVWLLAAAASGTIEKRVTGSKSCKTDRQYHVQIQSLQEGKSCGGSLLNTRWVITASHCAEQAVKLRFGVNNNVSFLKKIWSYLKGKSKNLEQIINTEMQFTYKDEEGKAHDIMLIKLNEDVSAKLPTIELPPADCSKPEIDQEVEIGGWGAKKFDILHNKLPKSLKCATTKLSTCGENDTPGAQYANTEDSTMCAFKPGVDVCFGDGGSAVEYNNLLQGIIVSNPVDECAKTIVMVNICHYRKWIDETMKTNA comes from the exons ATGAAGAATGAGTCAAAGAAACACCTGAAGTCATCCACAACCAGAGGGACCATGAAGCTCGCCTTGGTCATCGTTTGGCTGCTTGCAg CTGCTGCATCAGGGACCATTGAGAAGAGGGTTACTGGGAGTAAATCCTGTAAGACGGACAGACAGTACCATGTGCAGATACAGTCTCTTCAGGAGGGAAAGTCCTGTGGTGGTTCTCTGCTCAACACCCGCTGGGTCATCACAGCGTCTCACTGTGCTGAACA GGCTGTGAAACTCAGGTTCGGTGTAAACAAtaatgtgtcatttttaaaaaaaatttggtCGTACTTGAAGGGAAAGTCTAAAAATTTGGAGCAGATCATCAATACCGAGATGCAGTTCACTTACAAAGACGAGGAGGGGAAGGCCCATGACATCATGCTCATCAAACTGAACGAGGACGTGTCTGCCAAGCTGCCCACCATCGAGCTGCCCCCCGCCGATTGCTCCAAACCAGAGATAGACCAGGAGGTTGAGATCGGAGGCTGGGGAGCCAAGAAATTTGACATCTTAC ACAACAAACTGCCCAAGAGTCTGAAGTGTGCCACCACAAAGCTTAGCACGTGTGGTGAGAACGATACACCTGGGGCTCAATATGCCAACACTGAAGACTCCACCATGTGTGCCTTTAAGCCTGGGGTGGACGTCTGCTTC gGTGACGGTGGCTCAGCTGTGGAGTACAACAACCTCTTACAAGGGATCATTGTGAGCAACCCTGTAGACGAGTGTGCAAAAACCATTGTCATGGTCAACATCTGTCACTACAGGAAGTGGATTGATGAAACCATGAAGACAAACGCATGA
- the LOC109639816 gene encoding trypsin-like: protein MRNESEKHLKSSTTRGTMKLAFVIVWLLAAAASGTIEKRVTGSKSCKTDRQYHVQIQSLQEGKSCGGSLLNTRWVITASHCAEQAVKLRLGVNNNVSFLKKIWSYLKGKSKNLEQIINTEMQFTYKDEEGKAHDIMLIKLNEDVSAKLPTIELPPADCSKPEIDQEVEIGGWGAKKFDILHNKLPKSLKCATTKLSTCGENDTPGAQYANTEDSTMCAFKPGVDVCFGDGGSAVEYNNLLQGIIVSNPVDECAKTIVMVNICPYRKWIDETMKTNA from the exons ATGAGGAATGAGTCCGAGAAACACCTGAAGTCATCCACAACCAGAGGGACCATGAAGCTCGCCTTCGTCATCGTTTGGCTGCTTGCAg CTGCTGCATCAGGGACCATTGAGAAGAGGGTTACTGGGAGTAAATCCTGTAAGACGGACAGACAGTACCATGTGCAGATACAGTCTCTTCAGGAGGGAAAGTCCTGTGGTGGTTCTCTGCTCAACACCCGCTGGGTCATCACAGCGTCTCACTGTGCTGAACA GGCTGTGAAACTCAGGCTCGGTGTAAACAAtaatgtgtcatttttaaaaaaaatttggtCGTACTTGAAGGGAAAGTCTAAAAATTTGGAGCAGATCATCAATACCGAGATGCAGTTCACTTACAAAGACGAGGAGGGGAAGGCCCATGACATCATGCTCATCAAACTGAACGAGGACGTGTCTGCCAAGCTGCCCACCATCGAGCTGCCCCCCGCCGATTGCTCCAAACCAGAGATAGACCAGGAGGTTGAGATCGGAGGCTGGGGAGCCAAGAAATTTGACATCTTAC ACAACAAACTGCCCAAGAGTCTGAAGTGTGCCACCACAAAGCTTAGCACGTGTGGTGAGAATGATACACCTGGGGCTCAATATGCCAACACTGAAGACTCCACCATGTGTGCCTTTAAGCCTGGGGTGGACGTCTGCTTC GGTGACGGTGGCTCAGCTGTGGAGTACAACAACCTCTTACAAGGGATCATTGTGAGCAACCCTGTAGACGAGTGTGCAAAAACCATTGTCATGGTCAACATCTGTCCCTACAGGAAGTGGATTGATGAAACCATGAAGACAAACGCATGA